The window TGCCGGTCAGGGCGTCCCGGGACGGCCAGGCGTCGGCCCTGGCGGCCGCGTCGAGCGACGCGTGCTTCCCGCCGAGCAGGTCGGACGGCTTGTAGACCATGTCGCCGAGCTTCTGCCGCACCAGGGTGTCGAACGCGGCGGGCCCGAGTCCGAGGGTGTTGTTGAAGCCGTTCTTCATCTCCATCTTGAAGACGATGGGCCGGTGGTCGGGGTGGAGCTGGTGCCAGGCGGCGATGTTGTCCAGGCAGCTCCCGAGGTCCTGGTCGCGGCTCTTGCCGTACAGCTCGCCGGGGGTCTTCGCGGCCTCGCAGTTGTTGTTGTTGCCCAGCGGATTGCTGTGGCTGACCCGCCAGCGCCGGGTCAGCGGGTCGGTGTAGACGTCGATCTCGAGCAGCGAGGCCCCGGAGTCCAGCGCCTGTGCGAAGTAGGTGTACTTGGCCTTCTCGTACGCGTTGTGCGTACCGATCGCCGTCGTACCGGCGAACGTCGGCTCCGCCGCGCGTGCGTTGCCCGGGACCGCAGTCAGGAGCGCCACCGCACCCAGTAAGCCCGCCAGTCTTCTCGTCCCGCTCATGGCCAACTCCCTTTGTTCGTAGTCGAGTTGAGCGGAAGCGTAGGGAAGAACGGTTACCGTGCGGTAGCCCCCGGGGGAACAGGTTCGATCAGGTGCCGGACCCCCGGGGCGGCGGCGATTGCTATCGTGCGGTCGCGAAGTGAGCCGAAAGCAGAGGAAACGGGGGCGGGCCATGGGACTGATGGACCGTATACGCGGTGAGTTCATCGACATCATCGAGTGGACGGACGACAGCCGCGACACCATCGTCTGGCGCTTCCCGCGCTACGAGAACGAGATCAAGATGGGCGCCAAGCTCGTCGTCCGCGAGTCGCAGACGGCGGTCTTCGTCAACGAGGGGCAGATCGCCGACGTCTTCACGCCCGGCACCTACACCCTGGAGACGCAGAACCTGCCGGTGCTGTCCACCCTGAAGGGCTGGAAGTACGGCTTCCACTCGCCCTTCAAGGCCGAGGTCTACTTCGTCACCACCCGCCAGTTCACCGACCTCAAGTGGGGCACCCAGAACCCCGTCATCGTCCGTGACCCCGAGTTCGGCATGGTGCGGCTGCGGGCCTTCGGCGCCTTCGCGGCCCGCGTCGTGGACGCCGCCGCGCTGCTGCGAGAACTGGCAGGAACCGACCCGCAGTTCCGCACCGAGGAGGTGCAGGAGTACCTGCGGCAGCTCATCGTCGGGCGACTGGCGACCGCCCTGGCCACGGCCGGGGTGCCGATGCTGGACCTGGCCACCCGTCAGGACGGGCTCGGCGCCGCGCTGTCGGCCGCCCTCACCGAGGAACTGGCCCCGGTCGGCATCGCCGTGCCCAAGTTCATCATCGAGAACATCTCGCTGCCGCCCGAGGTCGAGGCCGCCGTCGACGCCCGCTCCCGGATGGGGATCGTGGGCAACCTCGACCAGTACACCCAGCTCCAGGCGGCCGACGCGATCGGCGACGCCGCGCGCAATCCCGGCGCCGCGGGCGAGGGTGTCGGACTGGGCGTCGGCATGGCCCTCGGCCGGCGCATGGCGGAGGGCCTCACCCCGCAGCAGCCCGCCGCCGCTCCGGCCCCCGCGCCCGCCGCCCCTCCGGTCGCCCCGCCGCCGCTGCCCCAGCAGCAGTGGTTCATCGGCGCCGGCGGCGCCCAGCAGGGCCCGTACGACACCGCCGCGCTGACCGGCCTGATCGGCGCCGGCACCCTCGCCCGGACCACCCTGGTCTGGCAGAACGGCATGTCCGGCTGGCTCCCCGCCGAACAGGTCCCGGAGGTCGAACGCCTCTTCGGCAGCGTCCCGCCGCCGCTGCCGCCCCAGGCCTGAGCGGACGGGGACGACGACCATGACCGAGGACCAGGCCACCGCCGCCCGCTCGTACCCGTGCGAGGCCTGCGGTGCCACCGTGGAGTACGCCCCGGGGACCGACGCGCTGCGCTGCCCCTACTGCGCGCACCAGCAGGCCATCGTG of the Streptomyces sp. NBC_01788 genome contains:
- a CDS encoding phosphatidylinositol-specific phospholipase C domain-containing protein, with the translated sequence MSGTRRLAGLLGAVALLTAVPGNARAAEPTFAGTTAIGTHNAYEKAKYTYFAQALDSGASLLEIDVYTDPLTRRWRVSHSNPLGNNNNCEAAKTPGELYGKSRDQDLGSCLDNIAAWHQLHPDHRPIVFKMEMKNGFNNTLGLGPAAFDTLVRQKLGDMVYKPSDLLGGKHASLDAAARADAWPSRDALTGKVLFELIPGTVEQANPFDHYWTDQEYGDHLRDLYAAGNIASAQAFPAVLGAAAGDPRASRYDTSIRPWFVFFDGDAATYATKGYDTSFYSRNHYILITTDAAQVAPAISSTDPTDAEVAARLSLLAGQHASLITSDWSAKSAAVLGSVAPRS
- a CDS encoding SPFH domain-containing protein, which translates into the protein MGLMDRIRGEFIDIIEWTDDSRDTIVWRFPRYENEIKMGAKLVVRESQTAVFVNEGQIADVFTPGTYTLETQNLPVLSTLKGWKYGFHSPFKAEVYFVTTRQFTDLKWGTQNPVIVRDPEFGMVRLRAFGAFAARVVDAAALLRELAGTDPQFRTEEVQEYLRQLIVGRLATALATAGVPMLDLATRQDGLGAALSAALTEELAPVGIAVPKFIIENISLPPEVEAAVDARSRMGIVGNLDQYTQLQAADAIGDAARNPGAAGEGVGLGVGMALGRRMAEGLTPQQPAAAPAPAPAAPPVAPPPLPQQQWFIGAGGAQQGPYDTAALTGLIGAGTLARTTLVWQNGMSGWLPAEQVPEVERLFGSVPPPLPPQA